In Janibacter sp. CX7, a single genomic region encodes these proteins:
- the ilvC gene encoding ketol-acid reductoisomerase: MAAELIYDDDADLSIIQGRKVAVIGYGSQGHAHALNLRDSGVDVRVGLKEGSKSRAKAEAEGLKVLTPREAAAEADVIVILAPDQVQRHLYADDIAPELKEGDVLVFGHGFNVRFGYIQAPEGVDVILVAPKAPGHTVRREYVDGRGIPDIIAVEQDASGTAWDIAASYAKGIGGTRAGVIKTTFTEETETDLFGEQAVLCGGMSHLVQAGFETLTEAGYQPEIAYFEVLHELKLIVDLMWEGGIAKQRWSISDTAEYGDYVSGPRVVDAKVKESMKGILADIQDGSFAKRFIEDQDKGAVEFQQLREQEAGHPIEATGKALRSHFAWQSGDDDYTEGSAAR, encoded by the coding sequence ATGGCCGCCGAACTGATCTACGACGACGACGCCGACCTGTCCATCATCCAGGGCCGCAAGGTTGCCGTCATCGGCTACGGCTCGCAGGGCCACGCCCACGCGCTCAACCTGCGCGACAGCGGCGTCGACGTGCGCGTCGGCCTCAAGGAGGGCAGCAAGAGCCGCGCCAAGGCCGAGGCCGAGGGGCTGAAGGTCCTCACCCCGCGCGAGGCCGCCGCCGAGGCCGACGTCATCGTCATCCTCGCGCCCGACCAGGTGCAGCGTCACCTCTACGCCGACGACATCGCGCCGGAGCTCAAGGAGGGCGACGTCCTCGTCTTCGGCCACGGCTTCAACGTGCGCTTCGGCTACATCCAGGCGCCCGAGGGAGTCGACGTCATCCTCGTCGCGCCCAAGGCGCCGGGCCACACCGTGCGTCGCGAGTACGTGGACGGCCGCGGCATCCCGGACATCATCGCCGTCGAGCAGGACGCCTCGGGCACGGCCTGGGACATCGCCGCCTCCTACGCCAAGGGCATCGGCGGCACCCGCGCCGGCGTCATCAAGACGACCTTCACCGAGGAGACCGAGACCGACCTCTTCGGCGAGCAGGCCGTCCTCTGCGGTGGCATGTCGCACCTCGTCCAGGCGGGCTTCGAGACGCTGACCGAGGCCGGCTACCAGCCGGAGATCGCCTACTTCGAGGTCCTCCACGAGCTCAAGCTCATCGTCGACCTCATGTGGGAGGGCGGCATCGCCAAGCAGCGCTGGTCGATCTCCGACACCGCCGAGTACGGCGACTACGTCTCCGGCCCGCGGGTCGTCGACGCCAAGGTCAAGGAGTCGATGAAGGGCATCCTTGCCGACATCCAGGACGGGTCCTTCGCCAAGCGCTTCATCGAGGACCAGGACAAGGGCGCCGTCGAGTTCCAGCAGCTGCGCGAGCAGGAGGCCGGTCACCCGATCGAGGCCACCGGCAAGGCGCTGCGCTCGCACTTCGCGTGGCAGTCCGGCGACGACGACTACACCGAGGGCTCGGCCGCTCGCTGA
- the ilvN gene encoding acetolactate synthase small subunit, with protein sequence MSTKHTLSVLVENKPGVLARISALFSRRGFNIDSLAVGPTEHPEVSRMTVVVDVDQLPLEQVTKQLNKLVEVLKVVELDPLASVTSQIVLVKVRAEASNRSGILETAQMFKAKIVDTTTDAMTLQVYGNSDKIAAMLEILEPYGIKELVQSGVVAIGRGPRSITDRSRH encoded by the coding sequence GTGAGCACGAAGCACACCCTCTCCGTCCTCGTCGAGAACAAGCCCGGCGTCCTCGCCCGGATCTCGGCCCTCTTCTCCCGCCGCGGGTTCAACATCGACTCGCTCGCCGTCGGCCCGACCGAGCACCCCGAGGTCTCCCGGATGACCGTCGTCGTCGACGTCGACCAGCTCCCGCTCGAGCAGGTGACCAAGCAGCTCAACAAGCTCGTCGAGGTGCTCAAGGTCGTCGAGCTCGACCCGCTCGCCTCCGTGACGAGCCAGATCGTCCTGGTCAAGGTGCGCGCCGAGGCGAGCAACCGCAGCGGGATCCTCGAGACCGCGCAGATGTTCAAGGCGAAGATCGTCGACACGACGACCGACGCGATGACCCTGCAGGTCTACGGCAACTCCGACAAGATCGCCGCGATGCTCGAGATCCTCGAGCCCTACGGCATCAAGGAGCTCGTCCAGTCGGGTGTCGTGGCCATCGGCCGCGGCCCCCGCTCCATCACCGACCGCTCCCGACACTGA
- the ilvD gene encoding dihydroxy-acid dehydratase, with protein sequence MPQLRSRTTTHGRNMAGARALWRATGMGEGDFGKPIVAIANSFTQFVPGHVHLKDMGQLVAGAVEEAGGVGKEFNTIAVDDGIAMGHDGMLYSLPSREVIADSIEYMVNAHCADALVCISNCDKITPGMLLAALRLNIPTVFVSGGPMEAGKAIIGDDGETYTRLDLVDAMVKAVDDNVSDDEITAIEQSACPTCGSCSGMFTANSMNCLTEALGLSLPGNGSTLATASARRDLFLDAGKLVVDLCRDYYDGDDESVLPRSIATKPAFANAMRLDIAMGGSTNTILHLLAAAQEAEVDFDQSDIDALSRVTPCLVKVAPNSGDYYMEDVHRAGGIPAILGELHRGGMLDASVRSVHSPDLETWLSDWDIRSGAATSKATELFHAAPGGVRTTEAFSSTNRWTSLDTDSEDGCIRSVEHAYTSEGGLAVLHGNLAPDGCIVKTAGVPEHQWNFSGPARVAESQEAAVEMILSKQVQEGEVVVIRYEGPKGGPGMQEMLYPTSYLKGTGLGPKCALITDGRFSGGSSGLSIGHVSPEAASGGAIGLVRDGDVIEFDIPGRRVNLLVDDEELQRRRTEQDAKGWAPAAPRPRKVTPALKIFAKFAQSADKGAARKVD encoded by the coding sequence ATGCCGCAGCTTCGATCCCGCACGACGACCCACGGACGCAACATGGCCGGTGCCCGTGCCCTCTGGCGCGCCACCGGCATGGGCGAAGGGGACTTCGGCAAGCCGATCGTCGCGATCGCCAACTCCTTCACCCAGTTCGTCCCCGGGCACGTGCACCTCAAGGACATGGGCCAGCTCGTCGCCGGCGCCGTCGAGGAGGCCGGGGGAGTGGGCAAGGAGTTCAACACCATCGCCGTCGACGACGGCATCGCGATGGGTCATGACGGCATGCTCTACTCGCTGCCCAGCCGAGAGGTCATCGCCGACTCGATCGAGTACATGGTCAACGCGCACTGCGCCGACGCCCTCGTGTGCATCTCCAACTGCGACAAGATCACGCCCGGCATGCTCCTGGCCGCGCTGCGGCTGAACATCCCGACCGTCTTCGTCTCCGGCGGCCCGATGGAGGCCGGCAAGGCGATCATCGGTGACGACGGCGAGACCTACACCCGGCTCGACCTCGTCGACGCGATGGTCAAGGCCGTCGACGACAACGTCAGCGACGACGAGATCACCGCGATCGAGCAGTCCGCCTGCCCGACGTGCGGGTCCTGCTCGGGCATGTTCACCGCCAACTCGATGAACTGCCTCACCGAGGCCCTCGGGCTCTCCCTGCCCGGCAACGGCTCGACGCTCGCGACCGCCTCGGCCCGCCGCGACCTCTTCCTCGACGCCGGCAAGCTCGTCGTCGACCTGTGCCGCGACTACTACGACGGCGACGACGAGTCCGTGCTGCCGCGCTCGATCGCGACGAAGCCCGCCTTCGCCAATGCCATGCGCCTCGACATCGCCATGGGCGGCTCGACCAACACGATCCTCCACCTGCTCGCCGCGGCGCAGGAGGCGGAGGTCGACTTCGACCAGAGCGACATCGACGCCCTCTCGCGGGTCACGCCCTGCCTGGTCAAGGTGGCGCCCAACAGCGGCGACTACTACATGGAAGACGTGCACCGCGCCGGAGGCATCCCCGCGATCCTCGGCGAGCTGCACCGCGGCGGCATGCTGGACGCCAGTGTCCGGTCCGTGCACAGCCCCGACCTCGAGACCTGGCTCTCCGACTGGGACATCCGCTCCGGCGCCGCGACGAGCAAGGCCACCGAGCTCTTCCACGCCGCCCCCGGTGGGGTCCGCACGACCGAGGCCTTCTCCTCCACCAACCGGTGGACGAGCCTCGACACCGACAGCGAGGACGGGTGCATCCGCTCCGTGGAGCACGCCTACACGAGCGAAGGGGGCCTGGCGGTCCTCCACGGCAACCTCGCGCCGGACGGTTGCATCGTCAAGACCGCCGGCGTGCCCGAGCACCAGTGGAACTTCTCCGGTCCCGCCCGCGTCGCCGAGTCGCAGGAGGCCGCGGTCGAGATGATCCTGTCCAAGCAGGTGCAGGAGGGCGAGGTCGTCGTCATCCGCTACGAGGGCCCCAAGGGCGGCCCCGGCATGCAGGAGATGCTCTACCCCACCTCCTACCTCAAGGGCACCGGCCTCGGCCCCAAGTGCGCCCTGATCACCGACGGCCGCTTCTCCGGTGGCTCGTCCGGCCTGTCGATCGGGCACGTCTCCCCGGAGGCCGCCTCCGGCGGCGCCATCGGCCTGGTCCGCGACGGTGACGTCATCGAGTTCGACATCCCCGGTCGCCGGGTCAACCTGCTCGTCGACGACGAGGAGCTGCAGCGTCGCCGCACCGAGCAGGACGCGAAGGGGTGGGCACCCGCCGCCCCCCGCCCCCGCAAGGTGACCCCGGCCCTGAAGATCTTCGCGAAGTTCGCCCAGTCCGCCGACAAGGGCGCCGCCCGCAAGGTCGACTGA
- a CDS encoding ABC transporter ATP-binding protein: MTQTLERTAATPQTTAEPQPPERTVDWRRMRSPAAAAALVCSALAAISLTLGTVVVGRLAETPSTSLVQLLAVLVIGGALVDNIGKVVWVGLSDRAEGVLRDDLLDAALAQPVAILSEQAAGEILDRVDDDTHEVGNLMRWQVWMFARTAFSVLPMWIVAGVTWWPAWLLFPLLAALTWLAVRPLLGEIARRKVIEEAAWTDHASALEEGIAGRDDLRTSLGQAHMVQRLATLTARVHARFCDVVVLESRLARRAGLLLHALLAGIGVAGIALAVTEAISVGELVTLFIVTSTFVGLISQLSHHLPDLQAGLGAVIRLRQMLAVEPEPKGGAPVPAGAQLAVEVRGLDFSYAEGSFALRDVTFDVPAGETVALVGRTGSGKSTLASFISRAVEPPRGSVFVGGVDVRDIDLQLLRTDVGVVTQRTEIIAGTLADNITLFDDTPRADVEDAVRELGLGEWVEGLPDGLDTLLGPGGTTLSSGEEQLVAFARLLVRDVRVVVLDEATARMDPLTERRVVSAADRLLVGRTGILIAHRLNTIERAPHVVVLDHGRVIQHGRRTELAQADGPFRILLLDSRAEADVDASASAQGERPPSSGPDVDHADLDPVGGRRRTTTPPDLPEVGTGPTLARGIAHALSVKPTWGIAGALCFLLMSVLGAQGAVTGLVWGTVVEDLQAGHTPTLLGGVLVGCLLVVPFLTASAFFRYPRWWIEVMLRTRMAVLVGQTRTERLPRTPPGEVVARSMDADRYARYADRWVDFINGMVIAALTAVLAGTWVAGAVLLAVMVTSAVAATFGRPIAGRSAAAASAARARFGRAVVSTLESVRTIKLAAATPFVRRHLRQVDGGRVDAAVREHRVQAVLDAVPLVMVQCGVVATWWIHVSGGWGLGTAILVSGAVMGFDWFGRVASMVVTEAPGTRAWQVETARFAGGVDLMDLPEGVDLVEGTAPTPVAGEREPLQRLELRDVSVVHDDGTVGASDIDLSIERGQLVLLVGQVGSGKSSLLAALAGLVDHRGQLLWNGTPVTNAQRTLRPGRVAHVAQVPRVLSGTFVDNVRLGHERPFDEPVALARLSEDVAAAGGPDSLVGHRGVRLSGGQVQRLALARALATEAELLLADDVSSALDATTEIALWRGLRERGATVIGATSKRAALEQADRVVVLVGGRAAASGPWADLAPTWGHLAG, from the coding sequence ATGACGCAGACCCTCGAGCGGACCGCCGCGACGCCCCAGACCACCGCCGAGCCCCAGCCCCCGGAGCGCACCGTCGACTGGCGCCGGATGCGCTCGCCCGCCGCCGCCGCGGCGCTGGTGTGCTCGGCCCTGGCCGCGATCTCGCTCACCCTCGGCACGGTCGTCGTGGGCCGGCTCGCCGAGACCCCGTCGACCTCCCTCGTCCAGCTCCTCGCGGTCCTCGTCATCGGTGGCGCCCTCGTCGACAACATCGGCAAGGTCGTGTGGGTCGGCCTGTCCGACCGGGCCGAGGGCGTCCTGCGCGACGACCTGCTCGACGCCGCACTCGCCCAGCCCGTCGCGATCCTCTCCGAGCAGGCCGCCGGCGAGATCCTCGACCGCGTCGACGACGACACCCACGAGGTCGGCAACCTCATGCGGTGGCAGGTGTGGATGTTCGCCCGCACCGCCTTCTCCGTCCTGCCGATGTGGATCGTCGCGGGCGTGACGTGGTGGCCGGCGTGGCTGCTCTTCCCGCTGCTGGCCGCGCTCACCTGGCTCGCGGTGCGCCCGCTGCTCGGCGAGATCGCCCGGCGCAAGGTCATCGAGGAGGCCGCCTGGACCGACCACGCGAGCGCTCTCGAGGAGGGCATCGCCGGGCGTGACGACCTGCGCACGAGCCTGGGTCAGGCCCACATGGTCCAGCGCCTCGCGACGCTCACCGCCCGGGTGCACGCCCGCTTCTGCGACGTCGTCGTCCTCGAGAGCCGGCTCGCCCGTCGCGCCGGCCTGCTCCTCCACGCGCTGCTCGCGGGCATCGGCGTGGCCGGCATCGCGCTCGCCGTCACCGAGGCGATCTCGGTGGGTGAGCTCGTCACCCTCTTCATCGTCACCTCGACCTTCGTCGGCCTGATCAGCCAGCTCTCGCACCACCTGCCCGACCTGCAGGCCGGGCTCGGCGCGGTGATCCGGCTGCGGCAGATGCTCGCCGTCGAGCCGGAGCCGAAGGGGGGCGCTCCCGTTCCCGCCGGCGCCCAGCTCGCGGTCGAGGTGCGTGGCCTCGACTTCTCCTACGCCGAGGGCAGCTTCGCCCTGCGCGACGTGACCTTCGACGTGCCCGCCGGCGAGACCGTCGCCCTCGTCGGGCGCACCGGCTCGGGCAAGTCGACGCTCGCCTCCTTCATCTCGCGGGCGGTCGAGCCGCCGCGCGGCAGCGTCTTCGTCGGCGGGGTCGACGTGCGTGACATCGACCTGCAGCTGCTGCGCACCGACGTCGGCGTCGTCACCCAGCGCACCGAGATCATCGCCGGCACGCTGGCCGACAACATCACCCTCTTCGACGACACCCCGCGCGCCGACGTCGAGGACGCCGTGCGCGAGCTCGGGCTCGGCGAGTGGGTCGAGGGCCTGCCCGACGGGCTCGACACCCTGCTCGGCCCCGGCGGCACCACCCTGTCCTCCGGCGAGGAGCAGCTCGTCGCCTTCGCCCGGCTGCTCGTGCGCGACGTGCGCGTCGTCGTCCTCGACGAGGCGACCGCCCGGATGGACCCGCTCACCGAGCGCCGGGTCGTCTCGGCCGCCGACCGCCTGCTCGTCGGGCGCACCGGCATCCTCATCGCCCACCGGCTCAACACCATCGAGCGGGCGCCGCACGTCGTCGTCCTCGACCACGGCCGGGTCATCCAGCACGGACGCCGCACCGAGCTCGCCCAGGCGGACGGCCCCTTCCGCATCCTCCTGCTCGACAGCCGTGCCGAGGCCGACGTCGACGCGTCGGCGTCCGCGCAGGGCGAGCGCCCCCCTTCGTCCGGGCCCGACGTCGACCACGCCGACCTCGACCCGGTCGGCGGACGCCGCCGCACGACCACTCCCCCGGACCTGCCCGAGGTCGGCACCGGGCCGACGCTCGCCCGCGGCATCGCGCACGCGCTGTCGGTCAAGCCGACGTGGGGCATCGCGGGAGCGCTGTGCTTCCTGCTCATGTCGGTGCTCGGCGCACAGGGTGCGGTCACCGGGCTCGTCTGGGGCACGGTCGTCGAGGACCTGCAGGCCGGGCACACTCCGACCCTCCTCGGCGGTGTGCTCGTCGGCTGCCTGCTCGTCGTGCCCTTCCTCACCGCATCGGCCTTCTTCCGCTACCCGCGCTGGTGGATCGAGGTCATGCTGCGCACCCGCATGGCGGTGCTCGTCGGCCAGACCCGCACCGAGCGGCTGCCGCGCACGCCCCCGGGTGAGGTCGTCGCCCGCTCGATGGACGCCGACCGCTACGCGCGCTACGCCGACCGGTGGGTCGACTTCATCAACGGCATGGTCATCGCCGCGCTGACCGCGGTGCTCGCGGGCACGTGGGTCGCCGGCGCCGTCCTGCTCGCCGTCATGGTGACCTCGGCGGTCGCCGCGACCTTCGGTCGGCCGATCGCCGGGCGCTCCGCCGCAGCGGCGTCGGCGGCCCGCGCCCGCTTCGGCCGTGCGGTCGTCTCCACCCTCGAGTCGGTGCGCACGATCAAGCTCGCCGCGGCGACCCCCTTCGTCCGCCGTCACCTGCGGCAGGTCGACGGTGGCCGGGTCGACGCGGCGGTGCGCGAGCACCGGGTGCAGGCCGTGCTCGACGCCGTCCCGCTCGTCATGGTCCAGTGCGGCGTCGTCGCGACGTGGTGGATCCACGTCTCCGGCGGCTGGGGCCTGGGCACCGCGATCCTCGTCTCGGGCGCGGTCATGGGCTTCGACTGGTTCGGCCGCGTCGCGAGCATGGTCGTCACCGAGGCCCCGGGCACGCGCGCCTGGCAGGTCGAGACCGCGCGCTTCGCCGGCGGTGTCGACCTCATGGACCTGCCCGAGGGCGTCGACCTCGTCGAGGGCACCGCCCCCACGCCGGTCGCCGGCGAGCGCGAGCCGCTGCAGCGCCTCGAGCTGCGCGATGTCAGCGTCGTGCACGACGACGGCACGGTGGGCGCGAGCGACATCGACCTGAGCATCGAGCGCGGTCAGCTCGTGCTGCTCGTCGGCCAGGTCGGCTCCGGCAAGTCGAGCCTGCTCGCGGCCCTCGCCGGTCTCGTCGACCACCGTGGTCAGCTGCTGTGGAACGGCACTCCCGTCACCAACGCGCAGCGCACCCTGCGCCCGGGCCGGGTGGCCCACGTCGCGCAGGTGCCGCGGGTGCTGTCCGGCACCTTCGTCGACAACGTGCGGCTCGGGCACGAGCGCCCCTTCGACGAGCCGGTGGCCCTCGCGCGGTTGAGCGAGGACGTCGCCGCGGCCGGCGGTCCCGACTCGCTCGTCGGTCATCGCGGTGTGCGCCTGTCCGGTGGGCAGGTCCAGCGCCTCGCCCTGGCGCGGGCGCTCGCGACCGAGGCCGAGCTGCTCCTCGCCGACGACGTGTCCTCCGCACTCGACGCGACGACCGAGATCGCCCTGTGGCGGGGTCTGCGCGAGCGTGGCGCCACCGTCATCGGTGCGACCTCGAAGCGCGCGGCGCTCGAGCAGGCCGACCGGGTCGTCGTCCTCGTCGGCGGCCGGGCCGCCGCCAGCGGCCCGTGGGCCGACCTCGCCCCGACGTGGGGTCACCTCGCGGGCTGA